The DNA window TTATTAACCTTCGTAGCTTCCGTCTTCAACTACTTGAGGTTTTTTAGCGATGCCTTGTTTTACAGCAACATCAGCAACTGCTTTTGCAACAGCTGGAGCTACACGAGGATCGAATACGGATGGCATGATGTTTTCTTCGTTCAATTCGCTATCTGGAATCAAGTGAGCCAATGCGTCAGCTGCAGCCAATTTCATTTCATCAGTGATTTTAGTTGCACGAACATCGATAGCACCGCGGAAGACGCCAGGGAATACTGCTACGTTGTTGATTTGGTTAGGAGCATCGGAACGACCAGTACCAGCGATACGAACGCCAGCTGCTTTCATGTCAGCATATGTTGCTTCTGGGTTAGGGTTAGCCATTGCGAATACGATAGCATCGTCAGCCAAGTTTTCCAAAATTTCTTTTGTGAATACACCTGCTGCAGATACGCCAAGAAGAATGTCAGCGCCTTTAGCGTTTTCAGCCAAGTTGCCATGTTTTTCTTCAAGTTTAAGCAAGTCGATCAATTCGGATTGCAAGGAATCAAGACGTTTGTAGTCTTTGTGCAATACGCCAGAGGATACTAACAATGTAATATCACGAGCGCCTGCAAGGTATAACAAACGAGCGATGTTTGCACCAGCAGCACCAGCACCGTTTACAACGATTTTAGCTGTTGCTAAGTCTTTTTTAACAAGGCGAAGAGCACCTTTAACACCAGCTAAACAAGCGATAGCTGTACCGTGTTGGTCATCATGGAATACAGGGATTTCCAACTCTTCTTTCAAACGGTTTTCGATTTCATAGCATTTAGGAGAAGAAATATCTTCCAAGTTAATGCCAGCAAAGTTTTTTTGCAATAATTTTACAGTGTTGATCAAAGTATCAGCATCTTTTGTATCTACAACCAATGGAATGCAGTCTACATCGCCGAATTTTTTGAACAATAAGGATTTACCTTCCATTACAGGCAATGCTGCTGCAGCGCCGATATCGCCAAGGCCAAGTACACGAGTACCGTCGGATACAACGGCAACCATGTTAGAACGGCAAGTTAATTCGAAGGATTCTGCTTCATTATCTTTAATACGCAAGCATGGTTCTGCTACACCTGGTGTGTAAGCTACAGATAAATCATGAGCGTCTTTTAATTCATATTTAGTTCCTACAGTAAGGAAACCTTTTAATTCACGTTTTTTTTGTACAGCTAATTCACGTACGTCCATAATAATTCTCCTTTGTGGATAAACTCGGACTCTTTTGAGTCGGTATTTAATACCTTTAACTAATTGTATTATACAAAATGATATATAACAATTCAAGTTTTTTCGATATAGTTTTTCGAATATTTTAGAATTAAATTCTATTAATTTATACTAGTAATAAAAATGATAACTAAACAAAAGTAGATAAACCATATACGGCTTATCTACTTTGGTACTGTATACGAATTATCTAATAGGACAACGAGCATACAAAATATACATTTTTATTTATGCTTTTACGGATGGTAAGTTACGGCCATAGAAAATTTCCATCATTTCTTGCTTTAATTGATGTTTAATTTGTTTGATTTCTCGTTCGCTCAATTCAGCTTCAGTAATACCAAATAGGTAATTATCTAAATCAAACTCTTTTAGCATCATTTTTGTATGGAAAATATTTTCTTGGTACACGTTCACATCAATCATGTTGTACATGTTGCGAGTTTTTGCATTGATGTAGTTTTGGATAGAGTTGATACGATGATCGATATAGATTTTCTTACCAGATACATCACGCGTAAAGCCACGTACATGGTAGTCCAATGTAAGGATATCGGAGTCAAAGCTTTGAATTAAATAGTTAAGTGCTTTAAGTGGAGAGATTTGACCACATGTGGACACTTCAATATCTGCACGGAATGTACTAATCCCTTTATGTGGATGGCTTTCAGGATAGGTATGTACAGTAAGGTGAGATTTATCAAGATGCATTACGACATCTTCTTTTTCAATTTCCTCTTCAGAAATCAAAATCGTTACAGATGCACCTTGTGGATCATAGTCTTGTTTCGCTACGTTAAGGATGTTGGCACCAATAATATGGCTAACCTCTGTTAAGATCGCTGTTAAACGATCTGCATTGTATACTTCATCAATGTACTGAATGTATTGTTTTTTCTCTTCTTCTGTACGAGTATAACAAATATCATAAATATTAAAACTCAATGTCTTTGTGAGATTATTAAAACCATATAATTTCATTTTAGGCTTTGCTTTAACTGGTGTATCCATGATATGTCATAACCCTTTCCATGCATAGACTTACTATTTTTCTGAAAGCTTTTCAAACTGTATCAGAATAAGCTTTCACCATATAACTAAACAAT is part of the Veillonella sp. genome and encodes:
- a CDS encoding NADP-dependent malic enzyme, whose amino-acid sequence is MDVRELAVQKKRELKGFLTVGTKYELKDAHDLSVAYTPGVAEPCLRIKDNEAESFELTCRSNMVAVVSDGTRVLGLGDIGAAAALPVMEGKSLLFKKFGDVDCIPLVVDTKDADTLINTVKLLQKNFAGINLEDISSPKCYEIENRLKEELEIPVFHDDQHGTAIACLAGVKGALRLVKKDLATAKIVVNGAGAAGANIARLLYLAGARDITLLVSSGVLHKDYKRLDSLQSELIDLLKLEEKHGNLAENAKGADILLGVSAAGVFTKEILENLADDAIVFAMANPNPEATYADMKAAGVRIAGTGRSDAPNQINNVAVFPGVFRGAIDVRATKITDEMKLAAADALAHLIPDSELNEENIMPSVFDPRVAPAVAKAVADVAVKQGIAKKPQVVEDGSYEG
- the speD gene encoding adenosylmethionine decarboxylase; amino-acid sequence: MDTPVKAKPKMKLYGFNNLTKTLSFNIYDICYTRTEEEKKQYIQYIDEVYNADRLTAILTEVSHIIGANILNVAKQDYDPQGASVTILISEEEIEKEDVVMHLDKSHLTVHTYPESHPHKGISTFRADIEVSTCGQISPLKALNYLIQSFDSDILTLDYHVRGFTRDVSGKKIYIDHRINSIQNYINAKTRNMYNMIDVNVYQENIFHTKMMLKEFDLDNYLFGITEAELSEREIKQIKHQLKQEMMEIFYGRNLPSVKA